The following are encoded in a window of Anoplopoma fimbria isolate UVic2021 breed Golden Eagle Sablefish chromosome 3, Afim_UVic_2022, whole genome shotgun sequence genomic DNA:
- the map6d1 gene encoding microtubule-associated protein 6 homolog, with translation MAWPCISRVCCLARFWNQFDKSDLSVPLTIQNYSDIAEQEVRSVTKQVPGNNYSTPDQRAAGVPHASKDGPGTQGSFRGRREPSYKPREDYHPPEMPFTSVTQYKQDYKPWPIPRKDNFPWISNGGSRADSGSDSPVNSSHSQAGPGDREERVRGQRFGEQQVMEESKTSSYRQEYRPWTGSRPAKSARRDPSAQYTSPGTEANQVLRETSYQAAYSGEGQRSIGLHQVDNDITSAASNIQPAAVPQPIPTAMQAGRSPIPSSLQQSVPPERSEFSRTINGEEHLVRTKYPPNPSAIFQSGPRVFNI, from the exons ATGGCTTGGCCGTGCATCAGCAGAGTGTGCTGCCTGGCTCGTTTCTGGAACCAGTTCGACAAATCGGACCTGTCCGTCCCGCTCACCATCCAGAACTACTCGGACATAGCCGAGCAGGAGGTGCGATCCGTCACCAAACAGGTGCCCGGGAATAACTACTCGACCCCGGACCAGCGTGCTGCCGGTGTCCCTCACGCGTCCAAAGATGGCCCTGGGACCCAAGGATCCTTCAGGGGACGGAGGGAGCCCAGTTACAAGCCCCGGGAGGACTACCACCCGCCCGAGATGCCTTTCACCAGTGTTACCCAGTACAAGCAGGATTACAAACCCTGGCCCATTCCCAGGAAGGATAACTTCCCTTGGATTAGTAACGGGGGCAGCAGGGCAGACAGTGGTTCGGACAGCCCGGTGAACAGTTCCCACAGCCAGGCGGGCCCGGGGGACAGAGAGGAGCGGGTCAGGGGCCAGAGGTTTGGAGAGCagcaggtgatggaggagagcaAAACCAGCTCGTACAG GCAAGAGTACAGGCCATGGACGGGGTCGAGACCGGCCAAAAGTGCGAGGAGAGATCCTTCAGCTCAATACACCAGCCCGGGGACAGAGGCCAACCAGGTCCTGCGTGAGACCAGCTACCAGGCTGCCTACAGTGGGGAGGGCCAAAGGTCCATTGGGCTGCATCAGGTGGACAACGATATCACATCGGCTGCCTCCAACATACAACCTGCTGCTGTCCCGCAGCCCATCCCCACTGCTATGCAAGCTGGAAGGTCACCCATCCCCTCCAGCCTCCAGCAGAGCGTCCCGCCTGAGAGGAGCGAGTTCAGTAGAACAATCAACGGAGAG GAACATCTGGTGCGGACCAAGTACCCTCCGAACCCTTCTGCCATCTTTCAAAGCGGACCGAGAGTCTTCAACATCTGA